A single region of the Gemmatimonadales bacterium genome encodes:
- a CDS encoding response regulator transcription factor, producing the protein MSAGTRILVFEDDGAPAPFDSIPPPEHASVTAVTEDPQRAVAMGYPTDTEPRVAERVRVLTPAAMRQLRALFARITHLLGIGSAATPAAELCFGELTVDPQSRAVVRAGRRIDLSRKEFDLLSALIRRRGAVASRQDLVHEVWGPVTRVHHRVVDTHIARLRRKVEDTPAHPRYILTAVALGYRFAAAPEKAGAGEPP; encoded by the coding sequence GTGAGTGCAGGTACGCGCATCCTGGTCTTCGAAGACGACGGCGCTCCCGCCCCCTTCGACTCGATCCCCCCGCCAGAGCATGCCTCCGTCACCGCGGTAACGGAGGATCCCCAGCGAGCGGTCGCGATGGGATACCCCACCGACACGGAACCGCGGGTCGCCGAGCGGGTCCGGGTGCTGACCCCCGCAGCCATGCGACAACTTCGCGCGCTGTTCGCGCGGATCACCCATCTGCTCGGCATCGGCTCGGCGGCAACTCCAGCGGCCGAACTGTGCTTTGGAGAGTTGACGGTCGATCCGCAGTCGCGCGCGGTCGTGCGCGCCGGCCGGCGGATCGATCTGTCTCGCAAGGAATTTGATCTTCTCAGCGCGCTCATTCGTCGTCGTGGGGCGGTCGCGAGCCGCCAAGACTTGGTCCACGAGGTGTGGGGTCCGGTCACCCGGGTGCATCACCGGGTGGTCGATACCCACATCGCCCGCCTCCGACGCAAGGTCGAAGATACCCCAGCCCATCCCCGCTACATCCTGACCGCCGTGGCGCTCGGTTACCGATTCGCCGCTGCTCCGGAGAAGGCGGGCGCAGGAGAACCCCCATGA
- the fadJ gene encoding fatty acid oxidation complex subunit alpha FadJ: MSAFSISTEDGVAVITFDLPGEPVNKLNGAVRVEFEALLIGLRDDAGVRAAVLISGKPDSFIAGADIEEFTALTTQTAAERLSFEGQEMLSRVETLAKPVVAAIHGACLGAGLELALACHYRIATDHPKTQLGLPEVQLGLIPGAGGTQRLPRLIGLRAGLDIILAGKSERAQKAHRLGLVDELVPPSILRAAALAAADRLAREGLPRRTPRRGLPTFLLEGTAAGRRMVYRTAARQVQQKTGGHYPAPLAALEVIRVGLEQGITAGLAEEHRSFGELAVGDVSRKLVQIFFATAALKKDDGIPAGTAVPRQVRRLGIVGAGFMGAGIAGTAVLNVEVDTRLKDAELTRVGQGIKAATALLEERLKRRRLTRPQYERLSALISGGTDFSGFGRADLVIEAVFEDLELKRKVLAEVEAVARSDTIFASNTSTIPIRDIGAHAERPERVLGMHFFSPVQKMPLLEVIPTERTGPEAIVTAVRFGRRMGKTVIVVADHPGFWVNRILSPYLNEAGLLVREGLPIELIDRLMTEWGFPVGPVALLDEVGLDVAQKAGGVMHQALGDRLRPAETIGRMIETGRLGRKNGRGFYRYREGHKAGPDDAVYRLFGVRQVEGADTSRVERRLIYAMLNEAAMAFGEGVVRSARDGDIGALFGIGFPAFRGGPLRMIDDLGPAQVVEVLHDLRDQHGSRFAPSESLIEMARNGERYFPA; this comes from the coding sequence GTGTCCGCGTTCTCGATCAGCACCGAAGACGGAGTCGCGGTCATCACGTTCGATCTGCCGGGCGAGCCGGTCAACAAGCTGAACGGCGCGGTGCGGGTGGAGTTCGAGGCCCTGCTCATCGGCCTGCGCGACGATGCCGGGGTGCGCGCGGCGGTGCTGATCTCGGGCAAGCCCGACAGCTTCATTGCCGGGGCGGACATCGAAGAGTTCACCGCGCTCACCACCCAGACGGCGGCCGAGCGGCTGAGCTTCGAGGGGCAGGAAATGCTGAGCCGGGTCGAGACGCTGGCCAAGCCGGTGGTGGCCGCGATCCACGGTGCCTGCCTCGGTGCCGGACTCGAGCTGGCTCTCGCCTGCCACTACCGTATCGCCACCGACCACCCCAAGACCCAGCTCGGCTTGCCCGAGGTGCAGCTCGGCCTCATCCCCGGGGCGGGAGGCACCCAGCGTCTCCCCCGGCTCATCGGGCTCCGCGCCGGGCTCGACATCATCCTGGCCGGCAAGAGCGAGCGAGCCCAGAAGGCGCATCGCCTCGGGCTGGTCGACGAGCTGGTGCCGCCCAGCATACTCCGGGCGGCGGCCCTGGCGGCGGCGGACCGGCTGGCGCGGGAAGGTCTGCCCCGGCGCACCCCCCGGCGTGGCCTTCCCACCTTTCTCCTGGAAGGCACCGCGGCCGGCCGGCGTATGGTGTACCGGACCGCTGCCCGGCAGGTGCAGCAGAAGACTGGCGGCCACTATCCCGCGCCGCTCGCCGCGCTCGAGGTGATACGCGTGGGCCTGGAGCAAGGCATCACGGCCGGACTGGCGGAGGAGCACCGGAGCTTCGGTGAGCTGGCGGTAGGCGACGTGTCACGGAAGCTGGTGCAGATCTTCTTCGCCACTGCCGCCCTCAAGAAGGACGACGGGATCCCGGCCGGCACCGCCGTCCCCCGCCAGGTGCGCCGGTTAGGCATCGTGGGTGCCGGATTCATGGGCGCCGGCATCGCCGGCACGGCGGTGCTCAACGTCGAGGTCGATACCCGGCTCAAGGACGCCGAGCTCACCCGGGTCGGCCAGGGCATCAAGGCCGCGACGGCGCTGCTGGAGGAGCGGCTCAAACGCCGGCGACTCACCCGGCCCCAGTACGAGCGGCTGAGCGCGCTGATCTCGGGTGGGACCGACTTCAGCGGATTCGGCCGAGCCGATCTCGTCATCGAGGCGGTCTTCGAGGACCTGGAGCTCAAGCGAAAGGTGCTGGCCGAGGTCGAAGCGGTGGCGCGGTCCGATACCATCTTCGCGAGCAATACCTCGACCATCCCGATTCGCGACATCGGCGCCCACGCCGAGCGACCCGAGCGCGTGCTGGGGATGCACTTCTTCTCCCCGGTCCAGAAGATGCCGCTGCTGGAAGTGATCCCCACCGAGCGCACCGGTCCCGAGGCGATCGTCACCGCCGTGCGCTTCGGCCGGCGGATGGGCAAGACGGTCATCGTGGTGGCGGACCATCCCGGCTTCTGGGTGAATCGGATCCTTTCACCCTACCTGAACGAGGCCGGACTCCTGGTGCGGGAAGGTCTGCCCATCGAGCTCATCGACCGGCTGATGACCGAGTGGGGCTTTCCGGTGGGGCCGGTGGCGTTGCTCGATGAGGTGGGGCTCGACGTGGCGCAGAAGGCCGGCGGGGTCATGCATCAGGCATTGGGCGATCGGCTGCGTCCCGCGGAGACCATCGGCCGGATGATCGAGACCGGTCGTCTGGGCCGGAAGAACGGGCGCGGCTTCTATCGCTATCGCGAAGGGCACAAGGCCGGGCCCGATGATGCCGTCTACCGGCTGTTCGGCGTGCGACAGGTGGAAGGCGCCGATACGTCCCGGGTCGAGCGCCGCCTGATCTACGCCATGCTCAACGAGGCGGCCATGGCTTTCGGTGAGGGCGTGGTGCGGAGCGCTCGCGACGGCGATATCGGCGCGCTGTTCGGCATCGGCTTTCCGGCGTTTCGCGGCGGGCCGCTCCGTATGATCGATGATCTCGGCCCCGCCCAGGTGGTCGAGGTGCTCCACGACCTGCGGGATCAGCACGGCAGCCGGTTCGCTCCCTCCGAGAGCCTCATCGAGATGGCGCGGAACGGCGAGCGATACTTTCCGGCATGA
- a CDS encoding acetyl-CoA C-acyltransferase: MPDFRSDRRVAIVAGLRTPFAKSGTVFRDVPAVALARHVSRELLYRTDLDGREIDQVIFSQVVASVLTPNVAREVSLLPQLLPSVPAYTLNRACASAAQAISNAGDQIVLGHADVVLAGGVESLSDIPILHSRRMSRILVEAGKARSLGARVAALGRVRPRDLIPVAPAIAEPSTGESMGQSAEKMAKENGISREAQDRLALTSHQRAAAATRDGRLTAEIAPWFGGRGMDEIVATDNGIREHTTMEALAQLPPVFDRRYGSVTAGNSSPLTDGASAVLLMAEEKARALGHQPLAYLRSYAVSAVDPRWQLLMGPVYAVPEALRRAGLPWSELGLVEIHEAFAAQVLSNVQAWGSTAWAERLGLPEPVGEVDWERTNVMGGSIAIGHPFAATGARLVTSLANEMRRQDVQFGLISICAQGGMGYAMVLERE; this comes from the coding sequence ATGCCGGACTTTCGATCGGATCGGCGGGTCGCGATCGTCGCCGGTCTGCGTACCCCCTTCGCCAAGAGCGGGACGGTCTTCCGCGATGTGCCTGCGGTGGCCCTGGCGCGGCACGTCTCCCGGGAGCTGCTCTACCGAACCGATCTCGACGGCCGGGAGATCGATCAGGTCATCTTCAGCCAGGTCGTCGCCTCCGTGCTCACGCCCAACGTGGCCAGGGAAGTGAGCCTGCTGCCGCAACTGCTCCCCAGTGTTCCCGCCTATACCCTGAACCGCGCCTGCGCCTCCGCCGCCCAGGCGATCAGTAACGCCGGCGATCAGATCGTGCTGGGCCACGCCGACGTGGTGCTCGCGGGTGGTGTCGAGTCGCTGTCCGATATCCCCATCCTGCATTCCCGGCGGATGAGCCGCATCCTGGTCGAGGCCGGCAAGGCGCGATCACTCGGCGCCCGCGTCGCCGCTCTCGGACGGGTGCGTCCGCGCGATCTCATCCCCGTGGCCCCCGCCATCGCCGAGCCCTCGACCGGCGAGAGCATGGGACAGTCGGCGGAAAAGATGGCCAAAGAGAATGGCATCAGCCGGGAGGCACAGGACCGGCTGGCGCTGACCAGCCACCAGCGGGCGGCCGCGGCCACCCGGGACGGCCGGCTCACGGCCGAGATCGCACCCTGGTTCGGCGGCCGCGGCATGGATGAGATCGTGGCCACCGACAACGGCATCCGGGAGCACACCACCATGGAGGCTCTGGCCCAGCTCCCGCCGGTCTTCGACCGCCGCTATGGCTCGGTCACGGCAGGCAACTCCTCTCCGCTCACCGACGGTGCCTCCGCGGTGTTGCTCATGGCGGAGGAGAAGGCGCGCGCGCTGGGCCACCAGCCGCTGGCGTACCTCCGGAGCTATGCCGTGAGCGCGGTGGACCCTCGCTGGCAGCTGCTCATGGGACCGGTGTACGCCGTGCCGGAGGCGCTGAGGCGCGCCGGCCTCCCCTGGTCCGAGCTCGGACTGGTCGAGATCCACGAGGCGTTCGCGGCGCAGGTGCTCTCCAACGTTCAGGCCTGGGGCTCTACGGCGTGGGCCGAACGACTGGGCTTGCCCGAGCCCGTGGGCGAGGTGGATTGGGAGCGGACCAACGTGATGGGCGGCTCGATCGCCATCGGACATCCCTTCGCGGCCACCGGGGCGCGGCTGGTCACGAGCCTGGCCAACGAGATGCGCCGGCAGGACGTCCAGTTCGGGCTGATCTCGATCTGCGCGCAGGGCGGCATGGGTTACGCGATGGTCCTGGAGCGCGAGTAG
- a CDS encoding class I SAM-dependent methyltransferase produces MTLPPVSRIPRPSTWFLWHAHRLRSGTSVLDLACGEGRHSLASAALGARVTGVDRDETRIATARELAEAQGLSIEWRIVDLEGPWPDFGRFDAVLLFNYLDRARMPEITELVAPGGLLMMETFLTVQRELGWGPTSDDHLLRPGELAGLVSPLTVLYGREVLEPIDAERWRALASVVAQKSS; encoded by the coding sequence GTGACCCTGCCGCCCGTCTCGCGGATCCCTCGCCCCAGCACCTGGTTTCTCTGGCACGCTCATCGGCTGCGTTCCGGCACGTCGGTGCTCGATCTCGCCTGTGGCGAGGGGCGACACAGCCTGGCCTCGGCCGCGCTGGGCGCGCGAGTCACGGGGGTGGATCGGGACGAGACCCGGATCGCCACGGCCCGCGAGCTGGCCGAGGCGCAGGGCCTCTCGATCGAGTGGCGCATCGTGGACCTCGAGGGACCATGGCCCGACTTCGGCCGTTTTGATGCGGTTCTGCTGTTCAATTATCTTGACCGGGCGCGGATGCCAGAGATCACGGAACTGGTAGCGCCCGGCGGTCTGTTGATGATGGAGACGTTTCTCACCGTCCAGCGCGAGCTCGGCTGGGGCCCGACCTCGGACGATCATCTCCTCCGCCCGGGAGAGCTGGCAGGGCTGGTGAGCCCGCTCACGGTGCTCTACGGGCGTGAGGTGCTGGAGCCGATCGACGCCGAGCGGTGGCGGGCACTGGCGAGCGTCGTAGCTCAGAAGTCGTCGTAA
- a CDS encoding glycerol-3-phosphate dehydrogenase/oxidase gives MDQLTAQPADVLVIGGGITGAGVARDAAMRGLRTVLVEQSDLGSGTSSRSSRLIHGGLRYLETGDLRLVLEANRERRILLRIAPHLVWPLPFIFPLHRGDRLSPWRLAAGMWLYDALALFRNVRGHRMLGKRALLETEPMLRERGLLGGARFYDAQCDDARLVLATARSAIHHGALVSNYTAVRTLDRTAGRVVGAQLEDLLTGARGAIRASVVVNATGPWADRIRTLEDGGATPLLQATKGIHIVVERARLDHRDGIIFLSPIDGRVLFILPWRDLSYIGTTDTDSSEPPERLTISADDVVYLLRSANARFPNARLSVDDVRASWAGLRPLLADRERKAASRRSREHLIVQGSGGMLTVVGGKLTTYRAMAREVVDRAVRELRFRDGRTRPTESRTDLEALPGGEAADLSSFREGGLELGVTPESVDHLLRHYGTESAGIYNLGAGERPLLRRLAPPHPAIEAEVIHAARRELAQTVEDVMVRRTHLYYEAPEHGVQAARRVAELMGRERSWDEERIAAEAARYLEFAAR, from the coding sequence ATGGACCAGCTCACCGCGCAACCGGCCGACGTGCTGGTGATTGGCGGAGGGATCACCGGGGCCGGCGTGGCCCGGGACGCGGCCATGCGGGGACTGCGCACCGTGCTGGTCGAGCAGAGTGACCTCGGATCGGGCACCAGCTCGCGCTCGAGCCGGCTGATTCACGGCGGGCTGCGTTATCTCGAGACCGGCGATCTGCGACTGGTGCTCGAGGCCAACCGGGAACGCCGGATCCTCCTCCGCATCGCTCCCCATCTGGTCTGGCCGCTCCCCTTCATCTTTCCCCTCCACCGCGGCGACCGACTGTCGCCCTGGCGCCTGGCCGCCGGGATGTGGCTCTACGATGCCTTGGCGCTGTTCCGCAATGTGCGGGGCCACCGCATGTTGGGCAAGCGGGCGCTGCTCGAGACGGAGCCGATGCTGCGGGAGCGCGGTCTCCTGGGTGGCGCCCGGTTCTACGACGCCCAGTGCGACGATGCCCGCCTGGTGCTCGCCACCGCCCGCTCGGCCATACACCACGGCGCGCTGGTGTCGAACTACACGGCGGTCCGCACGCTCGACCGCACCGCCGGCCGGGTGGTCGGCGCCCAGCTGGAAGACCTGCTCACCGGCGCACGAGGCGCGATCCGCGCCAGCGTGGTGGTGAACGCGACCGGTCCCTGGGCAGACCGCATACGGACCCTGGAGGACGGGGGCGCCACACCCCTGCTGCAGGCCACCAAGGGCATCCATATCGTGGTGGAGCGCGCCCGGCTGGATCACCGCGACGGGATCATCTTCCTCAGCCCCATCGACGGTCGGGTCCTGTTCATTCTGCCCTGGCGCGATCTGTCCTACATCGGCACCACCGACACCGACAGCAGCGAGCCACCCGAGCGTTTGACGATCTCCGCCGACGACGTGGTGTATCTGTTGCGCTCGGCCAACGCCCGCTTCCCCAACGCCCGGCTGAGCGTCGACGACGTGCGCGCGTCGTGGGCCGGACTCCGGCCGCTGCTGGCTGACCGCGAGCGGAAGGCCGCGTCGAGGCGCTCCCGGGAGCACCTGATCGTCCAGGGGTCCGGCGGGATGCTCACCGTCGTCGGAGGAAAGCTCACCACCTATCGCGCCATGGCCCGAGAGGTGGTGGACCGGGCGGTGCGGGAGCTCCGCTTTCGCGACGGGCGGACTCGCCCGACCGAGTCGCGCACCGACCTGGAGGCGCTGCCCGGTGGCGAGGCGGCCGACCTGAGCTCGTTCCGCGAGGGTGGCCTCGAGCTCGGCGTGACCCCGGAGAGCGTGGATCATCTGCTCCGGCACTACGGCACCGAGTCCGCCGGGATTTACAACCTTGGCGCCGGCGAGCGCCCGCTGCTCCGCCGGCTGGCTCCGCCCCACCCGGCGATCGAGGCCGAAGTGATCCACGCCGCGCGTCGGGAGCTGGCGCAGACGGTGGAGGACGTGATGGTCCGGCGCACCCACCTCTACTACGAGGCCCCGGAGCACGGGGTGCAGGCGGCGCGGCGGGTGGCCGAGCTGATGGGCAGGGAGCGCTCGTGGGATGAGGAGCGAATCGCGGCGGAAGCGGCGCGCTACCTGGAGTTTGCCGCACGGTGA
- a CDS encoding pyridoxal phosphate-dependent aminotransferase: MSVRRLAGIPGFAIDEVAARAGTDPGVLRLENLDTDVPPPMAAIAATRAALGTDAANSYLPFTGRLELRSAVAEHLQRQTGRAYDPGSEVVITAGGTEGMLDALLAITDPGDEVILSDPTYAGMINRVRLVGAIPRLVPLVYDGSEWRLDLDALRAAASPRTRAVFLMNPSMPSGAVLDRAEWDAVAQVCRERDCWLLYNAAMERILFDGRSAIHPAALAGMAERTIVVGSVSKEYRMIGWRVGWVAGPETILADIARVHLYNVVTPTGIAQSAAVAALSQPPADLATAVAEWERRRDTVLRALGRFPLMEAAGGWSMLLDVGAMGHDSFAASRLLLERGRVAATPMRDWGEVNGDRFVRLVFSNEPVARLGELGDRLRQVF; the protein is encoded by the coding sequence GTGAGCGTTCGCCGGCTGGCCGGCATTCCCGGCTTCGCCATCGATGAAGTGGCCGCGCGGGCCGGCACCGATCCCGGCGTGCTCCGCCTGGAGAACCTCGACACCGACGTCCCCCCGCCGATGGCGGCCATCGCGGCGACTCGCGCCGCGCTAGGCACCGACGCCGCCAACAGCTATCTCCCCTTTACCGGACGCCTCGAGCTTCGCAGCGCGGTGGCCGAGCACCTCCAGCGGCAGACGGGCCGTGCATATGACCCGGGGAGCGAGGTGGTGATCACGGCGGGCGGTACCGAGGGAATGCTGGACGCGCTGCTCGCCATTACCGACCCAGGCGACGAGGTCATCCTCAGCGATCCCACCTATGCCGGAATGATCAACCGAGTGCGCCTGGTTGGCGCCATCCCCCGGCTGGTCCCCCTGGTCTACGACGGCAGCGAGTGGCGCCTCGACCTCGATGCGCTGCGTGCAGCGGCTTCCCCCCGGACCCGCGCCGTGTTCCTGATGAACCCATCGATGCCCTCGGGCGCAGTGCTCGACCGCGCGGAGTGGGACGCGGTCGCCCAGGTGTGCCGGGAGCGCGATTGCTGGCTCCTCTACAACGCCGCGATGGAGCGGATCCTGTTCGACGGGCGGAGCGCGATCCACCCCGCGGCGCTCGCCGGCATGGCGGAGCGGACGATCGTGGTCGGCTCAGTGTCGAAGGAGTATCGGATGATCGGCTGGCGGGTGGGCTGGGTAGCGGGGCCCGAAACGATCCTGGCCGACATCGCCCGGGTGCACCTGTACAACGTGGTGACCCCCACCGGCATCGCCCAGTCGGCAGCGGTCGCAGCGCTGAGCCAACCGCCCGCCGATCTCGCCACCGCGGTGGCGGAATGGGAGCGGCGGCGTGACACGGTGCTGCGTGCGCTTGGCCGTTTTCCCCTCATGGAGGCGGCCGGAGGCTGGTCGATGCTGCTCGACGTCGGGGCGATGGGCCACGATTCCTTCGCCGCCTCCCGACTGCTGCTGGAGCGGGGCCGCGTGGCCGCGACGCCGATGCGCGACTGGGGCGAGGTGAATGGCGACCGCTTCGTGCGGTTGGTATTCAGCAACGAGCCGGTTGCCCGGCTGGGGGAGCTGGGCGACCGGCTCAGGCAGGTGTTCTAG
- a CDS encoding plastocyanin/azurin family copper-binding protein has translation MMSRYSAGSVLAMGWLIALGAWGCGDDGPNQTVAVIKAPRESGDAQTGPAGETLINPLRVLVTTDGNPKAGAAVTWFTDDGLLEPTSDTTGADGISATSWSLGDAEGTQTARATVSGTGDTITFTATATVTDGGPPPADPVSIAVTVGNNSFTSDRNESSNPAVDTLAIGGTVTWSWGPGAGSHSVRSNQTPGAPTFASSVVKTGSGQSYAVTFTEAGTYTYDCSIHGAAMTGRVVVR, from the coding sequence ATGATGAGCAGGTATTCTGCAGGTAGTGTGCTGGCGATGGGATGGCTGATCGCGCTGGGAGCGTGGGGCTGCGGAGATGATGGGCCCAACCAGACCGTCGCGGTGATCAAGGCACCCAGGGAGAGCGGTGACGCGCAGACCGGGCCAGCGGGCGAGACGCTGATCAATCCGCTGCGTGTGCTGGTCACCACCGACGGCAACCCCAAGGCCGGCGCGGCCGTGACCTGGTTCACGGACGATGGTTTGCTGGAGCCGACCTCGGACACGACCGGGGCGGACGGCATCAGCGCCACATCATGGAGCCTCGGAGACGCCGAGGGCACCCAGACCGCCCGAGCCACGGTGAGCGGGACCGGCGACACGATCACGTTCACGGCGACCGCGACGGTGACGGATGGTGGGCCGCCACCGGCAGACCCGGTGTCGATCGCCGTCACGGTCGGAAACAACTCCTTCACCAGCGACCGAAACGAGAGCAGCAACCCGGCCGTGGATACCCTCGCGATCGGTGGGACCGTCACCTGGAGCTGGGGGCCGGGCGCGGGGTCGCACAGCGTGCGCTCGAACCAGACACCCGGAGCGCCGACGTTCGCCAGCAGTGTGGTAAAGACCGGGTCAGGCCAAAGCTATGCGGTGACCTTCACCGAGGCGGGGACCTATACCTACGACTGCTCGATCCACGGGGCGGCGATGACCGGCCGCGTGGTCGTGCGCTGA
- a CDS encoding plastocyanin/azurin family copper-binding protein, with product MRGYSGSRALAVGSLVVLMAWGCGGDDNSPNTPTVTVAKAPSKDGDQQTGNVGEPLLSALRVSVTSDGNPQSGSTVTWSTSDGGSFEPSSNVTGADGIGATVWTLGPTGGAQHATAAVQGATGSPVTFTATAIGSSGPPPADPTEIAVTVGNNFFSSDRNHTSNPAVDTLAVNGTVTWTWNGTAGSHSVRSKGSPSFVSSLVETGAGQTYVLVFTETGTYDYDCAIHGSAMTGRIVVR from the coding sequence ATGAGAGGGTATTCGGGAAGTCGCGCGCTGGCGGTGGGATCGCTGGTCGTGCTGATGGCGTGGGGATGCGGAGGAGACGATAACTCGCCAAACACACCCACGGTCACCGTTGCCAAGGCACCCAGCAAGGATGGCGACCAGCAGACTGGGAACGTCGGCGAGCCTCTCCTGAGCGCGTTGCGGGTATCTGTCACCAGCGACGGCAATCCTCAATCCGGCTCCACCGTCACCTGGTCCACCAGTGACGGCGGCTCCTTCGAGCCGAGCTCCAACGTGACCGGAGCGGACGGTATCGGAGCCACCGTCTGGACGCTGGGCCCCACCGGCGGCGCCCAGCACGCCACGGCGGCGGTGCAGGGGGCCACCGGGTCTCCGGTGACCTTCACGGCGACGGCGATCGGCAGCAGTGGCCCGCCGCCAGCCGACCCCACGGAGATCGCGGTGACCGTGGGAAACAATTTCTTCAGCAGCGATCGAAACCACACGAGCAACCCGGCGGTGGACACGCTCGCTGTCAACGGCACCGTCACCTGGACCTGGAACGGTACCGCCGGATCGCACAGCGTGCGGTCGAAGGGGTCGCCGTCCTTCGTCAGCAGCCTGGTCGAGACGGGCGCGGGCCAGACCTATGTGCTGGTCTTCACCGAGACCGGGACCTACGACTACGACTGCGCGATCCATGGAAGCGCAATGACCGGGCGGATCGTGGTCCGTTAG